AACTTGTTGTAGCCAGAGCAGATCCAGAAACCCCCATCAAAACAACAAATCCCGCAATAAATGGAATCACACTTTTTTTATTCAACCTTTTTCCTCCTTTACCATTATGATTAAATTTTTAGGTTCTATATGTATATTACATAAAAGATATAAGATCACATGAATTCATGATTTATATATATTTTTCTGACAAAATATATACGGATTGTTATCAAATTATCTCACAGCATTCTTTAATCTTGTCTTTAAGCTTGCTCTTGATTCTATAAATTCTTGTAGTCACTGCACTATTGGAAATACAATACTTCTCAGACAAATCCGCTATGGATAAACGATTTCTAAAATAATCATGATAAAGCGCGTATTCCTTCTTGTTAAGAGTACTTAATACCTGCTGACTTAACTCTTTGATGTCATATACTTCTTCCAAACAGGCAGCCAGTTCATCGTTATCACTTACAAGTTTTAATTTATCATCAAACACAATTTCATATTTTCGCTTGAGATACATCCCCCGATAACTATTAAGCACGAGATTTTTTGCTGTAACATACAGCCAACCTTTTACATTGGGATGACTTTGGAGCTTGATAAGCTGCTTGCCGGCCTCAAGAAAAGTTTTTTGGGCACACTCTTCGGCGATATCGGTGAGTTGTGAATGTCCTTTAGTTAATCGGGTGCAATATTTGTAGATACTCTTGATGTTCTGTTCGCAGAGCTGCTCATAGAACACATCTCGTTGCTTTCTTTTCCACAATACCCTCTCCCCCTTATCCACTTTCCGGACTTTTTGAAGCGATTCCAAAAACACTAATATTTATCAATATTTATAAATAATACTAATTAATTATAGCTTTTATAATTATATTTTTCAATTACATTTTAGTAATTTTTTTGTAATTTATCTTAATGCAACTGATGGAAATCGATTATCTTCGCTTATAACTTAAATCCATATTCCTTCAAGTTCATCTTATTTATATAATAGATTGTTTGTTCCTTAAATCTGAAACTCATTACAGGTTCATCGATAAGTTTTCGGATAATATATTCTTTGAGGTCGTACATGTAGAGCCTGTAACCATCTTTACGATTCACAAAAATCAATTTATTATCTTCCAGTAAAAAGTCCCTTGTTACTATGTCCGGAATTGTTGTTTTAGTTTGTGTTACGGCATCATATTTGATGACATATGAATTGTTGACATAATAGACGGTACGGCCGTCAAATGCTAAGCTGCTGATAGGCGAAATGCGCAAAACAACCTTCATGGTTCCGGTTGATCGATTGATGCTTCTAATTTCTTCAGGTCCAATAAAATAAATATTTTTATCATCCAAGAAAAACGCCTGTATAGAGAAAAAGAAAGCTGATTCATAATTCCCCATCTTCTTTGCATCTATAAAGAACCGTTCTTCCGAATTTAGGTTTTTTTCGAAAATAACTTTTTCATTAAAGTTATCCATGTCCACTTGGACAATAGAAAACCATTTCTGCTCTTCAAACCTCCTTTTTTTTTCCGAATCATATTTCATGTAATACACATAGCTGCCTGTGCAAAATAATGAATTCTGCACTCTGGTCAAAGCTGATGTAGCGTTGCGCATAAACTCATTCTTCTTGCCTGTACGTTTGTCCTCAAATACAGTGTGAATGTTATTCAAATCAGTTTCGTCCAAGTAAAATCGGTAATTATTATTCTCACATGAACTCCTGGTAGA
This genomic interval from Paenibacillus sp. FSL H8-0332 contains the following:
- a CDS encoding sigma-70 family RNA polymerase sigma factor; this encodes MWKRKQRDVFYEQLCEQNIKSIYKYCTRLTKGHSQLTDIAEECAQKTFLEAGKQLIKLQSHPNVKGWLYVTAKNLVLNSYRGMYLKRKYEIVFDDKLKLVSDNDELAACLEEVYDIKELSQQVLSTLNKKEYALYHDYFRNRLSIADLSEKYCISNSAVTTRIYRIKSKLKDKIKECCEII